A stretch of DNA from Diadema setosum chromosome 10, eeDiaSeto1, whole genome shotgun sequence:
GGTACAACGACTGCTGCGCCAACTACTACAGCCTTTGTAAGGGTGAGACGGATTTTTACTTCCCACCTGATATCATCATAatcgtaacaaaaaaaaaaagagaaatgaattcgtacacaataaaaattcatcattataaacaacttttttttttcaaatactaacaaaatatacaaattacaaattaagACACTGCCAACTAATGTGTTACAAGTGTTATAGTGTTACAGTGTAACAAGTGTTACAAGTGTTACAAGTGTTACTTACAAGTGTAACAGTGTTACAGGGTTACAATCTCAAAACACTTGGGATTGACCCATCCAGACCTTTCTGTCTGAATCGACACTACCTGCTTCTCAATGGTGGCGTCACTCGGTCCCAAAATTGACACAATATTGTATAGAGATATCGACTTTTCAATTTCGTGCAAAACTGGCTCCAAACATGGTCAAAAGCCAAACAACAGCCGATGCAAGTTACGAAGCCTACATAGAAGATCACATAATGGCACCCAAATCACACACAACGGCTACATGAAGATGGTGATTCTATAATTAGAAGTGAAGGACGCACGAAGGAAACAATGGCTACCCGAAAATTTTACCACCCTTACGAAGTTGCTGCTGTAGAGCAGGAGAAACTCCATTTGCAGTCATTTTAAGATGCTCTCCCGAGTGGTCCAATGTTACGATGAGAGCCGAATTTAAACGTTTCTATTACTGTGTGTCTATCTTGGCTCAATTTCGGGAGAGTGTGACGTCTGGATAAAGAAatagatataggcctatattatgttTTAATTTGGCCAAGCGACTATAGCTATTGTATTAGTCATGTTCTGTTAGTGATGAGACAAGATATTTCGCATTTCACCGATCTCACAATTTACCATAAGTACAGGATATCTACAAATGTATTCATAACTTTTCTTTATTATTCTGACGGCGATAAAGTAACAAGGCCATTATGGAATATATTCTTGGACTCCGAGACCGGTTGAACCTCTCAAAGTCATCACTATGAAACCACAGATGTTGCTGATGTTGCTGCAGAACCGATGGTTACCAAAGATGGGATTATTCAGCTGCAGCATCGAACACTGATGTCAAACAATGTTTGCTCTGTCGTGGTCAGCTTGGGTATTTTCCCACTTGTGAAAATTGTCCTATAGTGTTCAATGAAAGCAACGGAGAACATTGGACATAAGTTATAGAATTGACGGTAGTATGCTTTCAGCGTAGCCTACTGACACCCTTAGCAACTGTTGTAAGGAGCCGGCTGGATAAGAGCTACCATATTCCTTGATGCTGCAGCAGGAGACTCCCTGGAAACTTTAATTCTTTCTGTTGTGCCAAGAGAAAATAAAAGCTTTGCTGATTTGAGAATTCTGGCTCATCGAGATGGATGGAACACACGATTATTTTTTCTCGATGATTGCTCCCTGGTTGTTCtgaaatgtgcatcacaaaagggTATATTCTGCATGTTATATGGCCATATTACAGACCTGCATTTTCGAATTAGGGAAATGTGCGCTCCTACCCCACTGGAAGTTCTTGGGATATGGATCCTGCGAGCTTGGGTTTGTCTGGGACTGTCGCTGACAACCGTGTGTATGTTAAAGTTGATTCTTTAGCGCGTTGTTTTCAGATATCCTGTCATCCTTTTTATGATTGTTCTAATGTGCTTGATTCTGCAAATTTGTAACACGGGGTCAGtttatcaagttttgttttaataccttcatccccaatcccaaggagCGCAAAGCATCTCGCGGTCAGAACTGTCTGAACTTGCTCAGGAACTGTGGGACAACGACGCCAACCGTCTGAGCAGCAGCCAGTATGAAATTAACCTTCAGACCAAGCTCTCTAACTATGGCGAAAAAGTTGACCGCAGTTCAAGCAAGTAAGAAAGGATTGAGCATTTAGATTTCGAAtcaatgattttgatatttgatttatgACCTATATGTTCAGATCTCTAATGAATTTCAATGACTAATTGGTAAATTGTTATCCATCTATAGTTATCACCAGCGATTTAACACTCAAAGACGTCATCCCTCTCGTACATCAATCAACCAGCTAGTGTCTTGTGTGATCAAATgtcaacatgtacatgtatcttccttttctttcctttcgtTTTCTGTGGTGAGAGCTTGATGCTTTGACAAAATGACATTCTATTAAGACCACAAGGGAACTAGCAGAATTGCCATGAACGTAAACCTGTAGAACTTGCGGTGGCGTTCAGCAATTCCTCAGAAACTTCACCCTGTCATTGGTTCTTGACAGCTTTTTCACATCCGTGAACACGTGGCGACTCGGTGGGACCTTCGACGCATTTCAGGATCTCCTCGACAACTACGTGCTGAAGACCGGCACGGCCGAGTCGGTGTCAAGCGCCGaggggagagagatggaggcATTTCTGGACGATATCATGGCAACCACCGTCATGCAGAGAACCTACAGTCTCCTCCAGGCCAAAGGTGAGTCCCAGGGGAACCCTTGAGGAACCCTTGAGGAACCCTTTTGCTTCCGGCAAGGCAtcaggttatgttttcatcggtCTTTGTtcgcttgtttgtctgtttcaaTTGCAAAATAAGTCCAAAAGTTGTGAAAAGATTTGCATTAAACTTGTAGGAAAAGtcaataatgacacaaggaacaaatgATTTAAGTTTGatagtgatctgggaattttttatgaattttgaaggatttttttttttcagataggATCAACGAACTTGGGAGCTCAAGCTGGGTGTATTTGAGACTTGCATACGCACACTAACGTGCGTGCTCTGCTTAGGCGAGGCTCCGCGCAGCTGAAAGCTGATGACGTAATCTTTTTAGTGATAAGTTCCTTTATCATCATGCAATcgagaaaaaaatggaaaaggcTGAGTTAAAgtccgccaaaaaaaaaaaaaaaaacacgataaaATTTAACCGAAAACAGCAAACAAGATTATCCTTCCTCGTCTGCGTCTTCGGACGTCTTCGAAAAATGGTTCCACATCGTCTCGGCGCATTTGACAATATTATTCGAGTTTTTGGTCATTGAACTGATTGGTATATATAGTTCAATGGTTTGGCTGACACAAGCTATTGGTATCACATGGACAGTATTAATAGTCGAGCCTGTATTAATGTGCTCACTATTCGTTTTGGGTCTTGATCAGATACTACATGTAGTAAATGCTAATATGGAGCTTTAAATTTTCACGACGCAGACGTTCAGTGGAAAAGCTTGTTACGAGCATGCTCAAAAACTATATTATAATAGCTCGCGTCGTCTGAatttcactacgcgttctgggctACTTTTACGTCTGCTCAATTCACGACGCAGAGAGCTACTCGGTGCTCCGATCATAATATGGTGAcgccattttgttttttacaggTTGCGTCAGGGATATCGAGAGGAGAAAGTCGTCGCAAACGTCTgcgtcgcaaatctaaagcttccTATCAATGTCGACGATGGTGAcgataatttctttaaaaacgaaaataaaagtCTATAACGCAAAGATTGAACTCTGTAATAAGCAGGTTCACGATTTTTTGCTTCTACTACAGGTTACTTCAGCTCATTAGAAGGATTTCGTGATTTCGTGAACAACGTGTGGTTCACCCTGTACTCACGGTCGTCCAATCGTCTCGACTCCTCGGCCTTCGAACACACCTTCGTTGGTGAGGTGAAGAATAGCGCAGTCAGTGGCTTTCACAACTGGCTCCAGTTCTACTACTTGGAACAGGACGGCAGGCTCAACTACTACGGCTACGTCAGGGAGGCTAACGTAAGCTAGATCGAAAGTTTTCTGAAAACTGTTCTTGTATTCTTTGCTTACAGGAACCTATTGAATCTTGTAATAACTCTGTCGGGGGTTGTGTTACCTCGGAAGCAACGGATTAATGTCTGCACGCTGTATGTTGAAGCCTCTATCATAGTCTGTGTCCACAGACAGTGTGTCAAAAACGGCGAAACAAGAGTCTCAGTGATGTGTTTTGTCGTTCAGACAACTTCAAGATTGAAAAGGGAAACATTCAACATTCATCTGTTTTTACCCtcactttgttttttgctttattttaacGTAAATAGAAACAGGGATACCTACAATACAGAGGGATGGAAAGGGGTAATATGAGTACCTATTTCATCTAGATTCAACAAGTTCAGAATGATCTGTCCGATCGGTCTGAGAAATAAGAATGAGGTTGATTTGTAATATATTCCAGAGTCGTTCGTTTAAGAAATACTGGAGGCACTGTAGTTGATTTAGGGAGGAGGGTCACTTAAGTGTGTGTAAACTGCGACTATGATTGCTTCCGCCGTGTTCGTGTGCCAATGTGCATATCATGTTTGTTGTGGAAAGTATTAGATAGGGTTGTGCATTGGATGTTGTAattgtgggtgtttttttttctgtttctcccgttttgtttttcaattttcagcCAAACCAAATCCTGCTCCAGTTCAGCGTCGACGGCTACGTGAAGACCCTGTCGTCCATCATGCTCGGCGTCAGCCCCGAGTTCGAGTTGGCCCTGTACTCAGTCTGCTTCGTGTCACAGCCCAACTCGCTCTGCAGGTTTGACCTGGAGGGAAACGAGGTGCAGATCCAAACCTACGACTACACAGGCGGCTATATTGGATCAGCGTACTTCAACgtttaaagtatggtgaacgagacattaaaatcaagaaaatcaaataaaagaaggtgtcaaagcagaggaAAATGTATCCTAAAACAGATTTTTAGTGTGACTTATTAAAAGATCTTTGCGCCAGTGAGAAttcgcgagttaaaactgactgatttgcttcaccgatattcactccggaacagccgtctttttcgagccctaaaataatgacgtcacgaaatgaacaaaaccctttacgagtgcagcgggacatcgaggccgccattcataaagcacgtatttCTTGGTGAGCGAATGCAATTTctggcctgtctttagtcgccTCTGCTTTTtcggctgagacattaaaaaGACCCatttttaccttatattgtatggaaagactttgagtttgacatcgagagtgaattgagtgttgacagtgacaatgacactgatagtgacagGGGCAAAGTCGGAGTGgtagaggaagagagggagaggcgACCGATATGGAAGGCCGCTGCGGACACAACTCGTTAGGGGCATACATGGAAACGGGCACACTGCCTCTCCATACGTATGCCCTAAACGAACCACGTCCGCAACGGCCCTCCATAGACGGAGCCCACTGTGTGGATAGAGTGGTAGCACAGCgcacatttcgtgacgtcatgaTTTTGGTCGCCACAATTTCGCCGTCAGATCGGGTTctggtggtctaaaaagggtctcaaaacaccatctctccgtcgttctggagacgtttttaccttctgaaagtttattattcatattcctagagacttaagctttccagaaatgtataattcaccttgtttatgaatatcgtcctttttttctcgttcaccatactttaatgAGGATGAACCTATAGGGAACAATAAGTGTGGGGTGGGGTTCattctccccctccctctctctctctctctcctctctctctctctctctctctctttcaagtAGATTACAAGTAGCTGTCTCATTATACAAAATTTTAACAATGTGACCTCATAATTTGCCGAATAATCCAGTTCGTAGTTCCACATTGCGCATGAGCAcaaaaaaggtcattcgtaccaaaatgcatgttggtttttaatttcactgagataggcatctgtgatgtaatgattactCATGTTATCCTTAtgaatgctgcttgccagcacatcctcctgacagcaaaagtggtatttggcaatatcaatagaaaggaattgttaatacattcaatgaaTATGATGAAATGCTTCCTCAAGTGTTAATTGAAGGGTCATTCTAGTCATCTGatctacgcaagttcatcctCAGCTTcaacaggattgatgaatcccatataTGGTTGCATAAAGCTTacgcattatgtcgctctgaaaacgagtgaagtgctgctaaccgactgagaaaaaagggTCATTCGTatcaatgtgcccatgagctaaccccgaactggcttatacgaCCAATGCACTATGACTATTAAGTGCAATCCGAAGGAACTTTGAAAAGGTTTTCATCATCGCAACATCGAGTGCACCGTATTACTGAAAGAGCtttcgaaaaaaagaaaagtgcaaTTAAGATGTCAAAATACTCGCGTGCTACGCACTACAAGGTATTATCCTTATACGATGTGCCTATTAATTTACGAGTAGGGTTTGTATCAAGTTAACACCCCCGTAAACTAAATGTAATATTGTTATGTACAAGTTTGCCCGATCACCAGAGAGAAAGTTAAAATATTTGTGGAATGTAAAAACTACCATTCCCTTTAATTGACCATAAAAGGTTACCCGACATAAACACAGAATTACCATTTCTAAGCTtgtgtgtcttttttgtttttgtttcgtttctttgtttctggtatccctgctggaaagaacacagtgtcccacagtgtgagaaacacagtgtgaatacaatgtgaacacaatgtaaacacaatgtaaacacattgtgaacacagtgtgaaatctcttcacactgttaaatttgagcattttaacaatatgaacacattgtgaatcatcaatacACAGTGTGGCACAGAACATTACCATAATtatgaacactctgtgaaatcCAAACtacagtgtgaaatcatttcAACACTGTATAATTCGAGCGTTTCCGCATAGCCGACTATGTgaccacactgtgaacacactgcgggacactgtgttctttccagtagggatggttttgtttgtttgatttttgcgTTCGATGTGAAAGCTCTGTCTTAATATTCTTGAATGACCTGGAATGACGTCACTCCAAATAGGGCTTGACCAGTTGAGTTAAGTCGTCTATACTTTAGAAAATTATTATAGAATAATGACTTGTATTCCGACAGACGTATACCAGACGAGGAGAACAATGTCGATGGTATTTATTACCAGAGGAAAGAACACATCTTTTGTTATATACACCATGGCTGATACTGACAACGTCgcacaaaacacacacgcacacacacacacacacacacacacaaacaaacaaacaaacaaacaaacaaacaaatcgatTCTCGCCTATCAAAATACAGACGACCATAAACTACACCTCCTCGGGTTACGAAAGCATACCTGTGAAGGATTTTAATATCGCTTTAATCGTTAACAAGACGTCTGATTCAGAAACTCTGCCCCTCGTGGTGACATGATGATATTCATAGAGAATATTACGAACGACTGGAAGATTCATAATGTGTTACACCAAGGACAATCACAACAAtatcaacaataataacaacgatTGTTCCATTGTACACCCCATGGTATACTAAAAATAAGATGCCGAGATAGAACAAGCCACCTGTTGAGTTCCCGTAAGTTGAGGTGACGCAGGGTTTCTCTGGTCGAAATTGACCGGTTTGTTAGCATCACATGTCTCTGGTGTCTACTTCAGGTAACCCTTTGTTTGCTTAGAGTGCTGTTTGCCAAAGAAAAGcctatagcattgtacacactgtctaaAGTCCTTGGTATACGAAGACTTAAGACATGCACACATTAACAGCATCACGTGTAGAAGAGATTCCTATCTTGTCATATCACGAGCAAACGACGATAGGATTATGCTGTGCATTGACCTTTATAGACGGTATTTTATTTAGTATAGATTATATACCATATCTACTGCATAATATAATTAGTATAATACATATTGCATGTTAATTTATATTGTATCTTTATTATTTACCTATTAATCTTTTATGGGCAGTACTTTCAAAGTTCTTTGGAATAACGTTATGAAAACATATTGCAGCTATATAGTACATTGAAACATAAATGTATTTCAACACAGCGAATGTCATCttctatgccccccccccccatggtaaCATGATGGCTGTGCCAACTGTTACACGTTAACCAGGCTTCGCTGCCTGTTCAGAATACCATCACGTGATCAGACAGTGTCCAATCCATGCCTTCCTGGGCACTATACTGGTTTATTTGCATACCAGATAACTTGTGCACTGGATATACGCTGCTTATTTTGCACGTAGacctcttacacacacacacacacacacacacaaagaagaagaagaagaagaatcacGATTGTATGATATATAAATTGGGAGCACTGCAGATGTTAGTAAAGGAGACGATATTTTGACTTCTGTCACCAACCAACAACTCATAGCTGCCAGGCGTCATGAAGATCTCCATAGTAATCTCAGTTTTCTGTCTCTGCGTAGCTGTTTCACGATCATGTAAGCATTAATTACTATATAGGGCATAACACTGGAGGTTTCTGCAGATTGAGGGTGATGTCTCCCTCATTCTCAAGTTTCATTCATTATAACTTCGGATACATATTTTTACACTCAAGTGTTGTCTATATGTTAATTTCACGTCAGTTCAGACCTGTTATACTTCTGCGTTTCATTTTCAAATCGGGATAGCAcccatctattttttttccgCCAATGATTACATAATTCAGCCATCTAAGAATTGTAGAGCACCGGCGACATTTCTATAAATTGAGCCTGATAATTTTACATGATTACTATACTCTCTTTCACGCCCACTACGGAGGGTATAATTTTATACAGACGACAACTTACAATATTCACCACAAGTGaagctttctttattttattttatttcagttcTGGTGGAAACCAGAGAAATTAGAAGAGACTACATTCCAAATCCGAGAATTCAACCCGttgtttggtgtgtgtgtgtgtgtgtgtgtgtgtgtgtatttcaaataatgttcttgttcttgtgataGAGACCTGAGAACTTACCTACATGTATAGCAATAACTTCAGTTGCATACCTCCGATACATTGTGCTTTCGGCAACTTACTGGGCAAATTGTCTCAGTTTCACACCATAAAATCGATATTCTTGTATCAAGCATTTTCCATTTTTGCAATACTCTTATAGTTTGTTTGCGTTGAAGTGAATTTAGTGTCTGATTTTGCTTCGGACAACATGTTATTTCACTTATAAAGAAATAGGTCTGTACGAGTGGTTACAGTTTTTGAAATCAAcatgatgataatcatgtaGTAGTGTTTCATTGCTTCCAAATTAAATGCTTCCTTGTTGCATctttaaatttgaaaatgataggACGGAACGGACAGAAGAAAATTTCCAAGTTTCCTAACTTTGATTGTGGTTCAGGAATTGCTACATTGCGAGCTTTGTTGCTTGGCTTTTTTCTTGCCATCCTTACTCGTCTAATAGTATGTACAGTCcattaaattaaatgaaatctCGGAGCAAGCTTATAATGTTTATTTTAAAAATAATGGAAGCTTGTAGGCACTATATCTGAATAACACTTTAATATATTTTCCCTCCTAGAGAAAcaacgttgttgttgttgattttgttgttgatgatgtttcATAGTTTAAGTCCCTCATCATTATATCCTCAGTCGACCAATATAGGCCTAATGATGTAGACCTGTCAGTGATAGAATAAATTGTCTCCCTTTTGCATGTAAGAACTGATTTTATActcatgtttatgttttttccAACGTGGTCAAGTAATAACGTATAATGGGATCTTACATGACAGTCGTGCCGTTTCCTGGCCAATGAGGAATACGAATTTATCCTTCTTTCACATTGCTTTGTTTTCATATCTATTTTCCgaattgttttcttttactaGAACTAATAcgcctgctggaaagaacacagtgaaacacagtgtgaaatctcttcaaaCTGTTGAATTCAAGCGtctttaacagtgtgaacacattgtgaatcgtcaattcacagtgtgaaacagaaaaTCACTATGTGAATGCTTTGTGAAAAACCACAGTGTGAGATAATCTTCACaatgttaaattcgagcgttttcgcatagtcgactatgtgaacacattgtgaacacactgtgggacactgtgttcatTCGGCCAGCAGGGACATTTCAAACAGTATAAGATAGAAATGAGGGGACTACTGTACGCATGGTATATACAAGAGTTTGCCgacttgtgcgtgtgtgctgaATGTGTTGTGTTGTCTTtcaaacatcatttttgtcCAATGTTCTACTTTGGCTTGGTGACACTCTAGTTTTTATCCGTACACTCACCACACATACATTGGAAATACACTTACACACCACCTAATGCGTGCTTTCTCGGTGAAAGTTGCACAACACGCAACAATAAGGAATATTATTTcatacccccattccacagagatgAACAATCGTGTGTTCGTGTCACCAGCTCACACACGATCTAGTGTGCAAAAAGTTTTATGGCATctaatgctgtttttttttaacacgaaGTCTTCATGCAAATAATTAATACTACTTACATGTGCATGATACATATGCAAGTCATTTGTTGAATTGGAAGCCAAATCAGCATCACAGTCAAATTACCCATCCTTAGACGCTGCCGACTCATGCTCGGGACGGTGTGGCGACAACAACTCCAACTATGACTGCCAATGTAACTCGTACTGCGAGAGCTATAATGACTGCTGCGCCAACTATTACAAACTTTGCAAAGGTAGGtctgaattttgtttgtttgtttattgcttGTAGCAGGTGCAGTGCAGAAAAGTACGTGCTTGTGAATGTTTAAGCTGTGATAATGCCTTGCGCCAATCGATTcaagacaaaagaaatgcaGACATCAATGGACATTATGAAATGCTTCCTAAGTGACATTAAAGGATTATTTCAGTTAAAGAGAATCGCatcttttgcttcttttgattcGATGAGGTTTTATACAGCAATGCACCAATATTTTGATCAATTTGTGGGAACAGGTGAttagggtatatatatatatatatatatatatatatgaagagtttgtttgcaaaaaccgataagtccatatttgccaaatggagatatttgcgattaaaggtcaagaaaaataaagagaataataagaaaatttttgcttcttttgaccataacttcaaaaatatacctttatatgtagtgaccaatatatcatttaaaaggtatcattttgtactttatgacagatatcgtatttcaaaatctgcaaaaatggacttatcggtttttgcaaacaaacccttcatatatatatatatatatatatatatatatatatattatttattactCTTATTATCTGCTGAGTTTCctcatgtgcatgtatgtgatCAATCAAATACAAACAACTATATCTATCACTGTGTATTCATCTGTTGCTgggtttgtttgggttttttttttcaatatgattGCCTGTGTGATCGATAACATCAATCATGTATGCGAGTGCACTGTCTTGCTAAAACAAAGAAGATGCTATAGGATGAGGTGGGATATTGTCACATAGCTCTTGGCATGTTCCTTGCTAAACAAATACATATCGCAGTATCCTcggagaagtttttgtttttgtttttgtttgtttgtttgtttgtttgggttgttttttttttgtttttttttttttgctttatctgATGGTTGGGTATATCAGGgtatatcattttattatttatattttccGCTGACATAAGTGTATAACACTGTTGAGCCCATGtaacagaaaagaaataatcGAGAAATGGGTTAGGGGAAAATGTAGAGCAACATGCAAGAGCAGAAAATGTAGAATTAAAACGGAAATTTGTGTTTACCGGGTTATCTCTAGAACAATTCGATTAATTGTGTATTATTTCAGAGTATTTCTTTTCAACGCTTTGTGGACCAacccctcgaaaaaaaaaaatcattaacattatataggccctataattAACACTAACAAGGGTGGTGCAAATGACAGTGCGTGTCTTTATCAGTTGAAATTTATAGACAAGATAGGTATTTAAAGTCTCTGGCGTTACTCCGACTCTCAAATGCTATCACACGTGATGTCCGTATGGATTATGTTTGCGCAGTGCCAACTTTGTTcagtttgtttatgtgtgtgtctgtgtgtagaCCTGTATGTGAGTGTATTTTTGGAGGATCTGTTAAACGCATgtgctccccccccctttttatctatctatctttctttcacacacacaccatgctGCTTCTCAATGATGGCTTCACACTGTCCCATTTTTATTGACACACTATAATATAGAGATCGACTATTCAATTTCGTGCAAATCTGGCTCCGAATATGGTCAAAAGCCAATCAACAGCCGAAGCAAATACGATGCCTACATAGAAGATCGCATGATGGCACCCGAATCACACACGACGGCTTCATGAAGATTGGGAATCTATGTTAGAAGTGAAGGACACACGAAAGAAACAATGGCTACACGAAAATTGTGCCACCCTCGCGTAATTGCTGCTAGCATGGCTAGAGCCTGAGAAACTCCATCTGCAGTTATTTTAAGATGCATGCTCTCACGAATGGTCCATTTATTTATACGAATTGAGCCAAATTGAAACATTTCCTTTAAATTGTACATATCTTTGCTTAATTTCGGGACAGTGTGACGCCTAGATGAAGAAATATTCTTATTTTGATCAATGGCAACGCATAATTATGCTCGGCTATGTAGCTAAGTATTGTATCAGTCATGTTCTGTTACTGATGAGACAAGGTATATCCCATTTCACCATTTTGCCATAGGTACAggataagaacaa
This window harbors:
- the LOC140233712 gene encoding uridylate-specific endoribonuclease-like — translated: MSWNRAKTSLISKDHKRISKDSDAADSCSGRCGDNNSNYDCQCNSYCERYNDCCANYYSLCKGAQSISRSELSELAQELWDNDANRLSSSQYEINLQTKLSNYGEKVDRSSSNFFTSVNTWRLGGTFDAFQDLLDNYVLKTGTAESVSSAEGREMEAFLDDIMATTVMQRTYSLLQAKGYFSSLEGFRDFVNNVWFTLYSRSSNRLDSSAFEHTFVGEVKNSAVSGFHNWLQFYYLEQDGRLNYYGYVREANPNQILLQFSVDGYVKTLSSIMLGVSPEFELALYSVCFVSQPNSLCRFDLEGNEVQIQTYDYTGGYIGSAYFNV